Proteins from one Pithys albifrons albifrons isolate INPA30051 chromosome 2, PitAlb_v1, whole genome shotgun sequence genomic window:
- the POLR1C gene encoding DNA-directed RNA polymerases I and III subunit RPAC1, which translates to MAAPRGADEMRDRVVLGEFGVRNVHTTDFPGNYHGYEDAWDQRRFEEAFRVDVIREEGDSLEFDMVGIDAAIANAFRRILLAEVPTMAVEKVFVYNNTSIVQDEILAHRLGLIPIRADPRLFEYRNQGDQEGTEIDTLQFQLKIKCSRNPQAAKESSDPDELYFNHKVYSKHMTWVPLGNQTDLFPDADFRPVHDDILIALLRPGQEIDVLMHCVKGIGKDHAKFSPVATASYRLLPDITLLKPIEDEAAETLQKCFSPGVIEIQNIKGKKVARVANARLDTFSREVFRHEGLKNLVRLARVRNHYIFSVESTGILPPDVLVSEAIKILMGKCQRFLNELDSVAME; encoded by the exons ATGGCGGCCCCGCGGGGCGCGGACGAGATGCGGGACCGCGTGGTACTGGGCGAGTTCGGCGTCCGCAAC GTCCACACCACCGACTTCCCCGGCAACTACCACGGCTACGAGGACGCCTGGGACCAGCGGCGCTTCGAGGAG GCGTTCCGCGTGGACGTGATCCGCGAGGAGGGGGACTCGCTGGAGTTCGACATGGTGGGCATCGACGCCGCCATCGCCAACGCCTTCCGCCGCATCCTGCTCGCCGAG GTGCCAACAATGGCTGTAGAGAAGGTCTTTGTGTACAACAACACATCCATTGTGCAGGATGAAATTCTGGCTCATCGGTTGGGCCTCATCCCTATCCGAGCTGACCCTCGGCTCTTTGAGTATAGAAACCAAG gaGATCAAGAAGGCACAGAAATTGATACTCTGCAGtttcagctgaaaataaaatgcagtcGAAATCCTCAGGCAGCCAAGGAATCATCTGATCCTGATGAACTGTATTTCAATCACAAAG TGTACAGTAAACATATGACATGGGTGCCCTTGGGGAATCAGACAGACCTTTTTCCAGATGCTGACTTCCGACCTGTTCATGATGACATCCTCATTGCACTGCTGCGACCTGGGCAGGAAATAGATGTGCTTATGCACTGTGTCAAGGGTATAG GTAAAGATCATGCCAAGTTTTCTCCTGTGGCCACAGCCAGTTATCGACTGCTTCCTGACATTACCCTCCTGAAGCCTATTGAGGATGAAGCAGCTGAGACGTTGCAGAAGTGCTTTTCCCCTGGAGTCATTGAGATCCAGAATATCAAAG GAAAAAAGGTGGCAAGAGTAGCCAATGCACGGTTGGACACATTCAGCAGAGAAGTTTTCCGCCATGAGGGTCTGAAAAACCTTGTGCGCCTGGCAAGAGTACGAAACCATTACATCT tttCAGTGGAGTCGACAGGTATCTTGCCTCCAGATGTGCTGGTGAGCGAAGCCATCAAGATCCTGATGGGAAAGTGTCAGCGTTTCCTGAACGAGCTGGACTCTGTGGCTATGGAGTGA